The following coding sequences lie in one Rutidosis leptorrhynchoides isolate AG116_Rl617_1_P2 chromosome 6, CSIRO_AGI_Rlap_v1, whole genome shotgun sequence genomic window:
- the LOC139854076 gene encoding uncharacterized protein gives MEAKRRLQFTPVNTVKKFKRRFNSKWRLLSENLFPLQIPSGVSSGKAMANGQVEVTNRDIVAGIKARLGKHLQGWVDELPHVLWAYRTTPKESTNKTPFSLVYGTEEVILPEVIVLNARINEFDEHENDDALRENFDTLEERRTITSIRQAEKKRKIANHFNKKVKPLDFQLNDLDIGKLGPHWEGPYKVVSINDYSAYHLEMLDGTYRQKKCLLAFVGRRTPLEEPSLIYEGVRPNYCLFGLPV, from the exons ATGGAAGCTAAACGACGCCTTCAATTCACTCCTGTAAACACTGTAAAGAAATTCAAGAGGCGCTTTAACTCTAAGTGGCGCCTTCTATCTGAAAATCTTTTTCCGCTTCAGATCCCAAGCGGTGTTTCCTCAGGGAAGGCGATG GCCAATGGCCAGGTTGAAGTCACAAACAGGGATATTGTGGCAGGAATCAAGGCCAGACTGGGAAAGCACCTACAAGGATGGGTCGACGAACTTCCACACGTGTTATGGGCCTACAGAACAACTCCAAAAGAAAGTACAAACAAAACGCCTTTCAGCTTAGTATACGGTACAGAGGAAGTCATCCTTCCTGAGGTAATCGTCTTGAATGCACGCATAAACGAATTTGACGAACATGAGAATGATGACGCATTAAGGGAAAACTTTGACACCCTTGAAGAACGCAGGACCATAACGTCCATTCGTCAggcagaaaagaaaagaaaaattgcaAACCACTTCAACAAGAAAGTCAAACCATTAGACTTTCAACTCAACGACCTAGACATCGGAAAACTAGGTCCCCATTGGGAAGGACCCTACAAAGTTGTCAGCATAAATGACTACAGTGCATATCACCTAGAAATGCTAGACGGG ACCTACCGCCAGAAGAAATGCCTTCTAGCTTTTGTTGGTAGGAGGACTCCTCTCGAAGAACCATCTCTGATTTATGAGGGAGTCCGGCCAAATTATTGTTTGTTCGGTTTGCCCGTATAA